From Crateriforma spongiae:
GGGCGTCGGGGAACGACGATTATGGACGCTGGGTACGGGATGAAAGATCGTTTCAATCAATGCGGATCGACGTGGTTCATCGTCCTGCAGAACGTCAAACGCCTTCACGGTTTGCTGCAGAACCTCCGGCGATGCGCCGGACTGCAAAACCTTTCCGTCGATCGCGTACGACGCTTGGCGACTGAGTGTCGGTAACGTCAGCAACCCGAAAAAGGTCCAAAGCGTAAATCCGAGACAGGTCATGGTCAGCCCCGCGACGCTGGTCACGCCGGCGGCTGGCAACAAGGTCGACAACGCGAACCCTACCACCACCCACACAAGTGCCAGCAACAGCCCACGTGTTCGGCTGCCGCTTTGAATTGCTTCCAGTCGTCGTGCGATGACGATCGCTAGCTGGTCTGGCGATAATTTTCTGATCGTCTCTGCCGGCAACACGACGGTCTCCATTCCGGGCAGACCCACAATGCCGCCGGTGAAGCCGGTGTCGCGATGCTGGAGTGCCGTGATCGGGCGCGGCTTCCAACCCCAGGTCGAAACGATCGACTGAGCTCTTTCAAGCTTCGCGTCGATGTCCCCGTCATCTGCCGCGCGATTCCTCAGTGCTCCCACAAACTTGGCGATCGGTAGCTGTACACCGACAAGAAGGATCGCGAAGCCCGCGATCGCCACCACTGCACCCGTGGTCCCGAGCCAACGCCCCATCAACAGGATCAACAGGCTGGCCGCAACAAAAAGCGTCCCCTGGACGAGCACGCCGCGGAGCCATCCTGCCGCGAACATCTTCAGCGAGATCGTGTTTGGCCTCCAACGGTTCGGTAACAAGTAACCGCCCAGCAAGTCCAGTGGGAATAACACCGCGGCCAGACAACCGAACACTAAAGCAAGTGCGGTCAAATCATCGCTGCTCCAAGACTCCGAATCGGGAAGGATTTCAAGCGGGTATCGGGCCAGAAGCAGAAAGGCGCTTAGCACGACGATCAAACCAACACCGAACATGCCGAGTAGCAAGCGAGCACGGGCATATGTCATTGATCAGTCCTCAATTGTCAAACGGGGTGGACGAGGTCTCGAGTCCCTTGCCGCCAATATGCACTGGCGGACCAGGTCACGAGCGCTCAGTCCGACTCCACCAACTCACCGTTCCGCAAGCACACATAAGCTCGCCGCCACAGGATTATGCTTGCTTCTCGAGTTCATCGATTTGTCGCCCAATCTCTTCGGCTTCGGCACGCTTTTCGTCGCTCTTTTTCCGATTCACGGTCGAGAGTTCATACGACTCTTGCATCAGCTTGTTGTACTTTGCCTGCAGCTTGTCTTTGCGATTTCCAAACATCGCTGGTGGTCTCCGTCGAGGGTTTTGAAAGAAGCAGGGATTCAACCGAAGAAAATCAATTGACTTCACAGGTCCCCATGTCGCATCGACCCGTCCACCGAAGGCGTTTCGTCGCTGGATTGCTTTAACCGGATCAGGATCTCGTTTCGGCCAAGCGGCCCTGGCGTGAACGGCGGATCGTACCCAGCGGCTTCCGCAGTCGTTTCTCCCTCAAGCCCACGGGACTTCATCCAATCCCGCAACCGTGCCTCTTGCTTCTTTGCGAGTTTCGAATCCATCCGCCCTGAAAATCGAATGACGGCAAAGCGGCCGCCTTCACGTCGGCGGATCTCGACCCCGTCGCTCTTGGGATCCGGCACACCTTTGACCGCAACTTCCTTGGGCATCACAAAACCCATCGAAACGTCCGACAAGCCGCTATCGCCCTCCATGAAAACCGGCGTCGTCATCGCGATCTTTTGGTCGCTTTCGTTGTTGCCGCTGATGTATCGAAACAGCCGCATGAAACTGCCATCCCGCCCCTGCGAATCCAGCTTCGAGCTTGTCGCCGCCAGCATCAGATCGGGGTATTCGCGGATTTCGATATCGCCATCGGTTTCAACGACCTTGTACTCCGCTGACTCGTATCCGGCTCTCGCCGTCATCGTCCACGCGGCGGTCCCGAGCACAGCGGCCCCCACGAGCACCCCCAGATGAAACATTTTGCGTGTCATACCTCAAACCCTTAATTGAATGTCCGTTGTCGCATTCTAGGTGCTTGGGAAGCAGACACCGTTTCGCGTCTGACAATGGGCAACGATGCCCCGGTCGGAACCGGACATGGAAGAGTCATTCGAGACCGCAAAGCACCACTACCGGCGGCAAGATACATCCGTTGGATACACGCCCGTTCAACGCCCCACGTTGTCGATCGCGTCGACTGGGCAGGCAAATCTTGAAGTAGGCCGGCGGGAGGTGACGCGGTTCATGCTGCGGGGGCTATATCGCGTTAAGCAAGCGGACAGAATTTTTGCGACAAATGACAACCCGACGCATCGGCGAGAGACCGCGTTCTTCGCCGGTTCGTTCCTCGCTTTCGCGTTTTGAAGTTGCGATACTACCCGCGGCCTCCTTCTTTTCGGTAACCGAAGCGTGAGCGAATCGATGCCAACAGCATTTCTTTCCCTCGCTCAAGCGTCGGGTTACCAGAAAAACGCGACTTCAAAACCTACGCGTCGGGTTACTGAACTTAGAAGAATCTATCCGCCTACTTAGCAACGATCACTGCTCTGCCTGGCACGCTTCGATGCATGCCCGACACGCTTTCGCACAAGCCTGGCATTCGGGATGGTCGTGCTTTTCGCACTCGGCGACACACCTTTGACAACTTTCGATGCACAGCTTCATGATCGATGCGGACATCGGACCGCCACGTGCATCGCTGGCCGCGCACGCTCGGCAGATGTCGGCACAGTCCTGGCAGATCTTGATGCAATCCATCATGTCGTCCATGCCATCAGCCAGAGCTTCCAGGCATGCCGCAACACAGTTTTCGCAGTGCGCGACGCAGTCGCTGCAAGTCAACGCGCAGCGGAGATCCAATCCGTCGGTGTGCGAATGACTGTGTTGCTGATCATCGGCTCGCACTGCGGTTGAGGCCATCACGGCGGCGGGTGCAGCGGCAAGGGCGGAAATCACGCTTCGTCGGTCCATGTCAGGCTCCTTCGGGGAACAGTGGGTCTGGTGCATCGCACACGACGCCGATCGGGCATCGCAAGCGGGCGATCCTCCAGACGCAGAAAATCTGGCTTGCGCCAGATCGCGACAAGCTGCAAACTTCATGCCTGTCGGACCGCGGGTGATTCGGCGCCTGGCACGAAGGAGCCGATGCCCGACGGCGCGGCAATTTCGAAACCACATCCTCCAAAGAGAACGAAAATCCAACAATCAAACGTCGCGCCCTGTCGGACGCAGTCGGGATCCGTGGCGCATGAACCGATCGCGATCACTCTTCCCGCGGAAACCCCCGAAACCGGCCGGCCCGGCGCAGATGCGCAAGCGTTTTGAATCGACACCGACCTGAAAGCGAAACGGCTACGGAATCTCAAGCGTCTCGATTACATCCGCATTCTTGAATCCGATTCCAAACACCGCATCGAACACAGATGTGGCATCAGGGTCGCGATTGTTCAGCAGGCGGGTAGGCGATTCGGCGAGCGTGTTGTCGTGATCAAGAAAAAGACGTATTTGCACCTTGCTCGGTTCAAGCGTGACACCGGCTGGATCCAGCTGGTCGCGTTGTTCGGACTTTGCCAAGACGAAGAGTGATCCGTTGACGATTTTGCGCGGCGTGACCAGTGACTGAGTGAATGCGATGGGTTCATCCGCCCAACGATCGGTCTTCTCGTCCCAACGGTGCACGAACACTTGAACGGTTGCCAGATTTGGCCACGATTCTGGAACGCCTTTGATACGTACAACGTGCTGGGTCGGATACCAATTGTCCTCGGGAAGTTCATCGTCGGACTCGTAGCCACCCGAAACGGAAGCTGCGTAATCCTCCAGCCAATGCAACCAAGCCTTGTATGACTGATCGCCTTTGTGCATCTTGATACCGCCCATGTGTGACACCGGAATTTGCGAAGACGGTTCGCCGATTTTTCCTTCCGAGGTCTTCGGCGGAAGTTTTGCTGTTGGCTTTTGGATCAACAAGCTCAAGGTGGGATTCTTAAGATTGATCAACGGCAGAACCGTGCCTTTGCGTTTCTGTTCGCTTCCAACGATCCGGCTGCTGGCAACCAACGAACGCATCGTCTCCCACGGCGTCTCCTTGAAGAGGTTCATGCGTGCTCCGTACTGCTTGACGAAGTCTCGATGCCTTTCGATGGGCTTTTGATGCATCGGATTGTCCGCGTCCAATTCGCCCGGCGTGTGGCAGGGGAAACATCGCATCCGCTGGGACCAGAC
This genomic window contains:
- a CDS encoding Lacal_2735 family protein, whose translation is MFGNRKDKLQAKYNKLMQESYELSTVNRKKSDEKRAEAEEIGRQIDELEKQA
- a CDS encoding SOUL family heme-binding protein — protein: MTRKMFHLGVLVGAAVLGTAAWTMTARAGYESAEYKVVETDGDIEIREYPDLMLAATSSKLDSQGRDGSFMRLFRYISGNNESDQKIAMTTPVFMEGDSGLSDVSMGFVMPKEVAVKGVPDPKSDGVEIRRREGGRFAVIRFSGRMDSKLAKKQEARLRDWMKSRGLEGETTAEAAGYDPPFTPGPLGRNEILIRLKQSSDETPSVDGSMRHGDL
- a CDS encoding four-helix bundle copper-binding protein; this translates as MDRRSVISALAAAPAAVMASTAVRADDQQHSHSHTDGLDLRCALTCSDCVAHCENCVAACLEALADGMDDMMDCIKICQDCADICRACAASDARGGPMSASIMKLCIESCQRCVAECEKHDHPECQACAKACRACIEACQAEQ